One window from the genome of Kaistella carnis encodes:
- a CDS encoding glucose-1-phosphate adenylyltransferase translates to MKPSVISIVLGGGRGTRLSPLTNTRSKPAVPIAGKYRLVDIPISNCLNSGFNRILVLTQFNSASLNSHIKNSFHFDIFSKGFVDILAAEQNIESDEWYQGTADAVRQSMKHLDKYDYDYILILSGDQLYQMDFREMIDFHCRNEADITIATIPVNAQDATGFGILKSDEEGNVTSFIEKPSGELLNDWKSEVSEKNKAEGKEYLASMGIYVFNKNGLKKMFDEDAGDDFGGELIPNGIGKYKTLSFQYDGYWTDIGTIQSFFDANLDLTTDFPKFNLFSKCPIYTRARMLPPSKILGSYVSKAIFGDGCIVMADKIENSIVGNRSRVDRGSTIMNSYMMGADFYQETDEIVSNDKSGIPNLGVGKYCYIERAILDKNCRIGDNVRIIGGTHLQDGDYETHSIKDGIIVVKKNAVIQPGTQIS, encoded by the coding sequence ATGAAACCCAGCGTCATTTCAATTGTTCTTGGTGGAGGAAGAGGAACACGGCTATCTCCATTAACCAATACACGTTCTAAACCAGCGGTTCCCATTGCCGGGAAGTATCGGTTAGTTGATATTCCTATTTCTAATTGTCTTAATTCTGGATTTAATAGAATTCTGGTACTGACCCAGTTTAACTCTGCTTCTTTGAATTCCCACATCAAAAATTCCTTTCACTTTGATATTTTCAGCAAAGGTTTTGTCGATATTTTAGCCGCAGAACAAAATATAGAAAGTGATGAGTGGTATCAAGGGACCGCAGATGCAGTTCGTCAATCCATGAAGCATTTAGATAAATATGACTACGACTATATATTAATTCTTTCGGGTGATCAGCTCTATCAAATGGATTTTCGCGAAATGATCGATTTCCATTGCCGCAATGAAGCTGATATTACCATCGCCACAATTCCCGTAAATGCACAGGACGCCACTGGATTCGGTATTTTAAAATCTGATGAAGAAGGAAATGTAACTTCATTTATTGAGAAACCTTCCGGCGAGCTTTTAAATGACTGGAAATCTGAAGTATCTGAAAAAAATAAAGCGGAAGGTAAAGAATATCTAGCCTCCATGGGGATTTATGTCTTCAATAAAAATGGATTGAAGAAAATGTTTGATGAAGATGCCGGTGATGATTTCGGAGGAGAATTAATTCCGAATGGTATTGGAAAATACAAAACCCTGAGTTTTCAATATGATGGTTACTGGACGGATATTGGAACAATTCAATCTTTCTTTGATGCCAACTTGGATCTAACAACAGATTTCCCCAAATTCAATCTGTTCAGTAAATGTCCCATTTATACCCGGGCCAGAATGCTTCCTCCTTCCAAAATTCTGGGTTCCTATGTGAGCAAAGCAATTTTTGGTGATGGTTGTATTGTCATGGCAGATAAAATAGAGAACTCAATTGTCGGAAACCGTAGCCGTGTTGACCGCGGAAGTACCATCATGAATTCTTATATGATGGGGGCCGATTTTTATCAGGAAACCGATGAGATTGTATCCAATGATAAATCAGGGATTCCTAATTTGGGCGTCGGTAAATATTGTTATATCGAACGCGCCATTTTAGATAAAAACTGTAGAATTGGTGACAACGTGAGAATTATTGGCGGTACTCATCTTCAAGATGGTGATTATGAAACCCATTCTATTAAAGATGGTATTATTGTCGTGAAAAAGAATGCGGTGATTCAACCGGGTACGCAAATTTCCTGA
- a CDS encoding SRPBCC family protein, with protein sequence MRWLKFGFFIVILFGAVYAVSMFFVAENKNFTIEKEIAYPVDKVFPQFTNLQNFARWNTFFSDNKNMKVEFFSPYEGKGSSMTFHDMKDEDVFGDVFISYENPLKTLKYQLFEGKKNTPYLIDLKFIPKGESTKVIWYIQTPKQPLLKRSLNLVSEDFFVESVDQSMKKLYQILGNKVDKETRRENLKFDSLIVEEQESQLLLGVNVSAKNVKDALFKSIVMNHNKVLNFVKMDLSKKDDEYGEPVLITDPDNFKDKEVSYFYGIPISKKESVSDNNFSFRTLNASQNYVIFYQGTYANRIKSIQQIINQAKKDSMRIGDLQQTFLEEPTTDGKVVLKLSIPVFK encoded by the coding sequence ATGCGTTGGTTAAAATTTGGATTTTTCATAGTTATTTTATTTGGGGCAGTTTATGCTGTTTCTATGTTTTTTGTCGCGGAAAATAAAAACTTCACGATCGAAAAAGAAATCGCTTATCCTGTAGATAAAGTATTTCCCCAGTTTACCAATCTCCAGAATTTTGCACGTTGGAATACCTTTTTTTCAGATAACAAAAATATGAAGGTAGAGTTTTTCTCACCTTATGAAGGAAAAGGAAGCTCTATGACTTTTCATGATATGAAAGATGAAGATGTTTTTGGAGATGTCTTTATTAGTTATGAAAACCCTTTAAAAACTTTAAAATACCAATTATTTGAAGGTAAGAAAAATACGCCCTATTTAATTGATTTAAAATTTATACCGAAAGGCGAAAGTACCAAAGTAATCTGGTACATTCAGACTCCAAAGCAACCTTTACTTAAAAGATCTCTGAATTTAGTTTCCGAAGATTTTTTTGTGGAAAGTGTAGATCAGAGTATGAAAAAACTCTATCAAATTTTAGGGAATAAAGTAGATAAAGAAACCCGGCGGGAAAATTTGAAATTTGACAGTCTGATAGTGGAAGAACAGGAAAGCCAGTTGCTGTTAGGTGTAAATGTGAGCGCCAAAAATGTGAAAGACGCACTTTTCAAAAGTATTGTGATGAATCATAATAAAGTATTGAACTTTGTAAAGATGGATCTTTCAAAAAAAGACGATGAGTATGGCGAACCTGTCCTAATTACAGATCCGGATAATTTTAAGGATAAAGAGGTTTCTTATTTTTATGGAATTCCAATTTCTAAAAAGGAAAGTGTTTCGGATAATAATTTCAGTTTTAGAACTTTAAATGCCTCTCAGAATTACGTTATTTTTTATCAGGGAACGTATGCAAACCGTATAAAATCCATTCAGCAAATAATCAATCAAGCGAAAAAAGACAGTATGCGGATCGGTGATTTACAGCAAACATTTTTAGAAGAACCAACAACCGATGGCAAAGTGGTTTTAAAATTATCCATCCCCGTTTTCAAGTAA
- a CDS encoding 2-oxoglutarate dehydrogenase E1 component produces MDKFSFLNAAHSQLIEDLYQQYLKYPDSLEPSWKAFFQGFDFALEGYGDDFGRNNETEPVSAPVQMANKAAESGNIPDDIQKEFKILNLIEAYRHRGHLFTKTNPVRERRHYEPTLDIENFGLSKDDLNKKFNSAAETGLPGAATLQEILNHLNKIYCESIGVEYMHVNNVAERKFIREWLQVNENHPKLNAAEKTEILEKLNQAVAFENYLHTKFVGQKRFSLEGGESLIPALDQLISRSSQLGVDEVVLGMAHRGRLNVLTNIFGKSYKQIFSEFEGKEFEEDVFSGDVKYHLGSSKKIKTESGEEVSINLTPNPSHLETVAALVEGICRAKVDNKYKDFKKVLPIVIHGDGAIAGQGIVYEVAQMMTLEGYRTGGTVHIVVNNQVSFTTNFLDARSSNYCTDIAKVTESPVMHVNADDVEAVVHAMRFAADFRAKFGKDVYIDLLGYRKYGHNEGDEPRFTQPNLYKLISKHPNPREIYKDQLIKEGILSNDVLKEMEVKFKNLLDDNYDASKEIEKNTMDLFMSDDWKDLPISLKGEIKIPVDTKFDLKALKELAIRMSTLPVDKKFIKKVTRLFENRIKMIEDNTIDWALSEWLAYATLLTEGHNVRISGEDVERGTFSHRHAVVKTEDTEEEYIPLRHITENRFDIYNSHLSEYGVLGFDYGYAMASPNTLTIWEAQFGDFVNGAQIIIDQYLVAAEEKWKIQAGLVMLLPHGFEGQGAEHSSARLERFLGLCANDNMVVANATTPANYFHLLRRQMKWNFRKPLVVMSPKSLLRHPKVISPLEDLANGQFQPILDDETANADKIEKLVLCSGKIYYELLAKKEELNCENIALVRFEQLYPLQQDKIKEVLEKYGNRKQLLWVQEEPENMGAWGYILRHFRDTGIEVIAPVPSGSPAPGSHKMFERNQNNVINRVFDRNDEPAKRPVTA; encoded by the coding sequence ATGGATAAATTTTCATTCCTAAATGCTGCGCACTCCCAGTTAATAGAAGACTTATACCAACAATATTTAAAATACCCAGACTCCCTTGAACCTTCCTGGAAAGCCTTTTTCCAGGGATTCGATTTTGCACTCGAAGGTTACGGTGACGATTTTGGGAGAAATAATGAAACCGAACCGGTTTCTGCGCCAGTTCAAATGGCAAATAAAGCTGCTGAAAGTGGCAATATTCCTGATGACATTCAAAAGGAATTTAAAATTTTAAATTTAATTGAAGCTTACAGACATCGTGGTCATTTATTTACCAAGACCAATCCGGTGCGTGAGAGAAGACATTACGAACCAACTTTAGATATTGAAAACTTTGGATTAAGTAAAGATGACTTAAACAAAAAATTCAATTCTGCTGCCGAAACAGGTTTGCCGGGCGCTGCTACTTTACAGGAAATTTTGAATCACCTTAACAAGATTTATTGTGAGTCAATTGGTGTGGAGTATATGCATGTGAATAATGTTGCCGAAAGAAAATTCATTCGTGAATGGTTGCAGGTCAATGAAAACCATCCCAAATTAAATGCCGCTGAGAAAACCGAAATTTTGGAGAAACTCAATCAGGCAGTGGCTTTTGAGAATTACCTGCATACCAAATTTGTAGGACAAAAAAGATTCTCTCTGGAAGGAGGTGAATCTTTAATTCCCGCTTTGGATCAACTCATCAGCCGTTCTTCTCAGTTGGGCGTCGATGAGGTGGTTTTAGGAATGGCTCACCGTGGAAGACTGAATGTACTAACCAATATTTTTGGTAAATCTTACAAGCAGATTTTCTCAGAATTCGAAGGAAAAGAATTTGAAGAAGACGTTTTCTCAGGGGATGTAAAATACCACTTGGGTTCGTCTAAAAAAATAAAAACAGAAAGTGGGGAAGAGGTTTCTATCAACCTGACACCAAATCCTTCTCACTTAGAAACTGTTGCAGCATTGGTTGAAGGAATTTGCCGTGCGAAAGTGGACAACAAATACAAAGATTTCAAAAAAGTTTTACCAATCGTTATTCATGGAGACGGTGCAATTGCCGGACAGGGAATTGTATATGAAGTTGCCCAAATGATGACTTTGGAAGGATATAGAACCGGTGGAACGGTACATATCGTTGTAAATAACCAGGTTTCATTTACTACGAATTTTTTAGATGCCAGATCTTCAAATTATTGTACAGACATTGCTAAAGTTACTGAATCACCCGTTATGCATGTAAATGCTGATGATGTTGAAGCAGTGGTTCATGCTATGAGATTTGCTGCTGATTTCCGTGCAAAATTTGGTAAAGACGTTTACATTGATCTTTTAGGATATAGAAAATATGGTCACAATGAAGGTGATGAACCTCGTTTCACACAGCCTAATTTGTATAAATTAATTTCTAAACATCCGAACCCAAGAGAGATTTATAAAGATCAGTTGATCAAAGAAGGAATATTGTCAAACGATGTTCTGAAAGAGATGGAAGTGAAGTTTAAAAATCTTTTGGATGACAATTACGATGCTTCCAAAGAAATTGAAAAAAACACCATGGATCTTTTCATGTCCGACGACTGGAAAGATTTACCTATCTCTTTAAAAGGAGAAATTAAAATTCCGGTTGACACAAAATTTGATCTAAAAGCACTAAAGGAATTGGCAATCAGAATGTCAACTTTGCCAGTTGATAAGAAATTTATAAAAAAAGTAACCCGTCTTTTTGAGAACAGAATCAAAATGATTGAGGACAATACGATTGACTGGGCACTAAGTGAGTGGTTAGCGTATGCGACGTTGCTTACAGAAGGTCACAATGTGCGTATCTCTGGTGAAGATGTTGAAAGAGGAACATTCTCTCACCGTCATGCCGTTGTAAAAACCGAAGATACCGAAGAAGAATACATTCCGTTAAGACATATTACAGAAAACAGATTCGATATTTATAATTCCCATCTTTCCGAATATGGAGTGCTTGGTTTTGATTATGGATATGCGATGGCCTCCCCAAATACTTTGACAATTTGGGAAGCACAATTTGGTGATTTTGTAAATGGAGCTCAAATCATTATTGACCAATATCTGGTTGCAGCAGAAGAAAAATGGAAAATTCAGGCCGGTTTGGTCATGCTTCTTCCACATGGTTTTGAAGGCCAGGGAGCAGAACATTCTTCCGCTCGTTTAGAAAGATTTTTGGGACTTTGTGCCAATGATAATATGGTTGTGGCCAACGCTACAACACCTGCAAATTATTTCCACTTGTTGAGAAGACAAATGAAATGGAACTTCAGAAAACCTTTGGTGGTAATGTCTCCAAAATCATTGTTGCGTCATCCAAAAGTAATTTCTCCACTCGAAGATTTGGCAAACGGACAGTTCCAGCCAATTCTTGATGATGAAACGGCAAACGCGGACAAAATTGAAAAACTGGTATTGTGTTCAGGTAAAATTTATTACGAACTTTTAGCGAAGAAAGAAGAGCTGAACTGCGAAAATATCGCTTTGGTAAGGTTCGAGCAATTATATCCTTTACAGCAAGATAAGATTAAAGAAGTCCTGGAAAAGTACGGCAACAGAAAACAATTGCTTTGGGTGCAGGAAGAACCGGAGAATATGGGAGCTTGGGGTTATATTCTAAGACATTTCCGAGATACAGGAATTGAGGTGATCGCACCGGTACCAAGTGGTTCACCAGCGCCGGGAAGTCATAAAATGTTTGAAAGAAATCAGAATAACGTCATCAACAGAGTTTTTGACAGAAATGATGAGCCAGCGAAAAGACCCGTAACTGCATAA
- the odhB gene encoding 2-oxoglutarate dehydrogenase complex dihydrolipoyllysine-residue succinyltransferase, translating to MSILEMKVPSPGESITEVEIATWLVKDGDYVEKDQPIAEVDSDKATLELPAEESGIITLKAEEGDAVEVGQVVCLIDTSAAKPSGDAAPKSEEKAAEPVKEAPKAEAPKAEPKAAATYATGTPSPAAKKILDEKGIDAAQVSGSGKDGRITKQDADVASVPAMGSVTSTSGSRASSTTKLSVLRRKVAARLVTVKNETAMLTTFNEVDMSEIFRLRKQYKEEFAQKHGVGLGFMSFFTKAVTRALQMYPDVNASIDGDFKVNYDFCDISIAVSGPKGLMVPVLRNAETMSFRGIESNIKSLAEKVRDGRITVDEMTGGTFTITNGGTFGSMMSTPIINPPQSAILGMHNILQRPMAIDGQVVIRPMMYVAMSYDHRIIDGKESVGFLVAVKEAIDNPVEFLMDGDERKALEL from the coding sequence ATGTCAATATTAGAAATGAAAGTCCCTTCACCGGGAGAATCCATCACAGAAGTTGAAATCGCGACGTGGTTAGTAAAAGACGGCGATTACGTAGAAAAAGATCAACCCATCGCAGAAGTAGATTCTGATAAAGCAACTTTGGAACTGCCCGCAGAAGAGAGCGGAATCATCACTTTGAAAGCAGAAGAAGGTGACGCCGTAGAAGTAGGTCAAGTCGTATGCTTGATCGACACCTCTGCTGCAAAACCTAGTGGTGATGCTGCACCAAAATCTGAAGAAAAAGCAGCAGAACCTGTAAAAGAAGCTCCGAAAGCAGAAGCTCCCAAAGCAGAACCTAAAGCAGCTGCAACTTATGCAACAGGAACTCCTTCGCCTGCAGCCAAGAAAATTTTAGACGAAAAAGGAATTGATGCTGCTCAAGTATCAGGTTCCGGAAAAGATGGAAGAATTACGAAACAGGATGCTGATGTAGCTTCTGTTCCGGCCATGGGGTCTGTGACTTCTACAAGTGGATCCAGAGCTTCCAGCACTACAAAACTTTCTGTACTTCGTAGAAAAGTAGCCGCCAGATTGGTGACAGTGAAAAACGAAACAGCGATGTTGACTACTTTTAATGAAGTGGATATGTCGGAAATTTTTAGACTTAGAAAACAATATAAAGAAGAATTTGCCCAAAAACATGGTGTAGGTTTAGGATTTATGTCATTCTTCACGAAAGCCGTGACCAGAGCATTACAAATGTATCCTGATGTTAACGCGTCAATTGATGGCGATTTCAAAGTTAATTATGATTTCTGCGATATTTCTATTGCCGTTTCAGGACCGAAAGGATTGATGGTTCCGGTATTGAGAAATGCAGAAACGATGTCTTTCCGTGGTATTGAGAGCAATATTAAATCGTTGGCAGAAAAAGTAAGAGACGGTAGAATTACCGTTGATGAAATGACTGGTGGTACATTTACTATAACTAATGGTGGTACTTTCGGATCAATGATGTCTACGCCAATTATCAACCCGCCACAATCTGCAATTTTAGGAATGCACAACATTCTTCAAAGACCAATGGCGATTGATGGACAAGTGGTCATTCGCCCAATGATGTATGTTGCGATGTCGTATGATCACCGAATTATCGACGGTAAAGAGTCTGTAGGATTCCTTGTTGCAGTAAAAGAAGCAATCGACAATCCTGTTGAATTTTTAATGGATGGCGACGAAAGAAAAGCCTTAGAACTTTAA
- the apaG gene encoding Co2+/Mg2+ efflux protein ApaG — MFSTTTFDIKVTVIPEYDVKNSFPSANRFVFRYTITIENLGKDPIQLLRRKWLIYDLGFGFTEVSGDGVIGLTPEILPGDNFTYFSNVMLRSGVGNMQGIYYCVNQSTKEQLEIEVPKFNLVSQVLNN; from the coding sequence ATGTTTTCAACAACTACTTTCGATATCAAAGTCACGGTTATTCCCGAATATGATGTGAAAAACAGTTTCCCGTCAGCAAATCGCTTTGTGTTTCGGTACACCATTACCATTGAAAATCTGGGAAAAGATCCCATTCAGCTTTTGCGCAGAAAATGGCTCATCTATGATTTGGGTTTTGGATTTACAGAAGTTTCCGGAGACGGCGTAATAGGTTTAACACCTGAGATTTTACCGGGCGACAATTTTACTTACTTTTCAAATGTGATGTTACGCTCAGGGGTTGGAAATATGCAGGGGATTTATTACTGCGTGAATCAATCTACTAAAGAACAGCTGGAAATTGAAGTTCCGAAATTTAATTTGGTATCGCAGGTTTTAAATAATTAA
- a CDS encoding 3'-5' exonuclease produces MLDFCAIDFETATHERNSACEMGICVVENGEIVSTKTWLIKPPSYPYFHPRNIDVHGITPQEVKNAPTFDEIWHEAQELMYGNLMIAHNAGFDAGVLRSCLDYYGFFKPKLNYLCSISLAKKSWKNLPKYGLKSLAENHNIQFTHHRAGADAEVCAKISLLAFNQLMLTRNDEVNEVLKKNLKVL; encoded by the coding sequence ATGCTAGATTTTTGCGCCATTGATTTTGAAACTGCCACTCACGAACGGAATTCTGCCTGTGAAATGGGAATCTGTGTGGTTGAAAATGGTGAAATTGTTTCTACAAAAACATGGCTCATTAAACCTCCAAGTTATCCTTATTTTCATCCCAGAAATATCGATGTACATGGAATTACGCCGCAAGAAGTGAAAAACGCACCGACTTTTGATGAAATTTGGCATGAAGCGCAGGAACTGATGTATGGAAATTTAATGATCGCTCACAATGCGGGTTTCGACGCAGGAGTTCTGCGAAGTTGTCTGGACTATTATGGTTTCTTTAAACCAAAATTGAACTATTTGTGCAGTATTTCATTAGCCAAAAAATCCTGGAAAAATCTGCCAAAATATGGTTTAAAAAGTCTAGCTGAAAATCATAATATTCAGTTTACTCATCACCGAGCGGGCGCAGATGCAGAAGTTTGTGCAAAGATTTCCCTTCTGGCTTTTAATCAATTGATGCTAACCAGAAATGATGAAGTGAATGAAGTATTGAAAAAGAATTTGAAAGTATTGTAA
- a CDS encoding alpha/beta hydrolase: MSKLLQYFQEKVVFLPVALPTDHEFDFEEEFEEYLWDTPFEGKINVLHFKIKNPKGVIAYFHGNADNLLRWGKIANEYTKFGYDVLVMDYRGYGKSAGPRNEDFLFSDAQYFYDFAKKEYGEKRTIVYGRSLGGSFAIKIAAENKPKAVILEATFYNLQDIVNRWLPKKVTDKVSPTMTYHFLSNEYISNVEVPLYHFHGTKDFVVPLRSGKKLFELFEKKQPKVEKKFIEISGATHNDLIKFEEFVTEIKKILSTP, from the coding sequence ATGAGTAAGCTTCTTCAATATTTTCAGGAAAAAGTTGTTTTTCTGCCGGTAGCTTTACCGACAGATCATGAATTTGACTTTGAGGAAGAATTTGAAGAATATCTTTGGGACACCCCATTTGAAGGTAAGATCAATGTTCTTCATTTTAAAATCAAGAATCCTAAAGGCGTCATTGCTTATTTTCACGGGAATGCAGACAATCTTCTTCGTTGGGGGAAAATCGCAAATGAATATACCAAGTTCGGATATGACGTTCTTGTCATGGATTACCGAGGCTACGGAAAAAGCGCAGGACCTCGAAATGAGGATTTTCTCTTTTCTGATGCGCAGTATTTTTATGATTTTGCCAAAAAAGAATATGGCGAAAAAAGAACGATTGTCTACGGAAGAAGTTTGGGAGGTTCATTTGCTATAAAAATTGCAGCAGAAAACAAACCGAAAGCCGTAATTTTGGAGGCTACTTTTTATAATCTTCAAGATATTGTGAATCGCTGGTTACCGAAAAAAGTGACCGACAAAGTTTCCCCGACCATGACGTATCATTTTTTATCCAATGAATATATTTCAAATGTTGAAGTCCCACTCTATCATTTTCATGGAACTAAAGATTTTGTGGTTCCTTTAAGATCCGGAAAAAAACTTTTTGAGCTGTTTGAGAAAAAGCAACCTAAAGTGGAAAAAAAATTCATCGAAATATCGGGTGCCACGCACAATGATTTAATTAAGTTCGAAGAATTTGTGACCGAAATAAAAAAGATATTATCTACTCCATAA
- a CDS encoding hemolysin family protein produces MELIIIILLVLLNGVFAMSEMSLVSSRKFKLENAARKGSTAAKKAIELSENPTKFLSTVQIGITLIGILLGVYSGENLTNNFKQFLDHFEVIQPYSKPLATVGVVIFITYLSILLGELLPKRIAMTFPERIITLLAKPMDILSKVTSPFVFLLTSSNNLLLKLFGIKNTSDSIVTEEEIKSMVRESAQEGQIEHIEHNIVERVFELGDRKINTLLTHRTAITFFNINESLDEILAKLKNEKHNAYPVTSGNNLDDILGIVMLKDIFPIEDPMNFDLKKYLRQPIYLNENYYAYKVLEIFKKEKNHYGIVIDEYGNTVGIVTMHDVLDALVGNTATNENFDYRIVQRSQNSWLADAQFPIVEFLKYFHLDYEFDNKDNYTTLVGFFLNEHNGTTEVGDLVTIEDLELEIIDKDRQRVDKILITRKPQVSA; encoded by the coding sequence ATGGAATTAATTATCATAATATTACTTGTGCTTCTTAACGGAGTTTTTGCAATGTCGGAAATGTCGCTGGTGTCCTCCCGAAAATTTAAGTTAGAGAATGCCGCAAGAAAAGGAAGCACCGCGGCAAAAAAAGCAATTGAACTTTCCGAGAATCCCACCAAATTTCTATCAACAGTACAAATCGGAATCACGCTCATCGGAATTTTACTTGGAGTTTATTCTGGGGAAAATCTGACCAATAACTTCAAACAATTCCTGGATCATTTTGAGGTCATCCAACCCTACTCTAAACCTTTAGCAACCGTTGGAGTTGTAATTTTCATTACCTATCTTTCCATCTTATTGGGGGAACTTTTGCCCAAAAGAATCGCGATGACTTTCCCCGAGCGTATCATCACCTTGCTTGCAAAACCGATGGATATTTTATCTAAAGTCACTTCTCCCTTTGTTTTTCTACTCACCAGTTCCAATAATTTATTATTGAAATTATTTGGAATAAAAAATACATCAGACAGTATTGTAACCGAGGAAGAAATAAAATCTATGGTAAGAGAAAGTGCACAGGAAGGGCAGATTGAGCATATTGAGCACAATATCGTAGAACGTGTTTTTGAATTGGGAGACCGTAAAATAAACACGCTTTTAACGCATAGAACCGCAATAACCTTTTTCAACATTAATGAAAGTTTGGACGAGATTTTAGCGAAATTAAAAAATGAAAAGCACAATGCATATCCTGTTACCTCTGGTAATAATTTGGATGATATTTTAGGGATCGTAATGTTGAAAGATATTTTTCCGATTGAAGATCCGATGAATTTCGATTTAAAAAAATATTTGCGACAACCCATTTATCTTAATGAAAATTACTATGCTTATAAGGTGTTGGAAATTTTTAAAAAAGAAAAAAATCATTACGGAATCGTAATCGATGAATATGGGAACACGGTAGGGATCGTCACCATGCATGACGTACTTGATGCTTTGGTGGGAAATACGGCGACCAATGAGAATTTCGATTACCGAATTGTCCAGAGAAGTCAAAACAGCTGGCTTGCAGATGCACAATTTCCCATCGTAGAGTTTCTTAAATATTTTCACCTGGACTACGAATTTGATAATAAAGATAACTATACCACGCTGGTTGGCTTTTTTCTAAATGAACATAACGGCACCACGGAAGTGGGCGACCTTGTAACGATTGAAGATCTGGAGTTAGAAATTATTGATAAAGACAGACAACGGGTTGATAAAATTTTAATCACCAGAAAACCACAGGTATCCGCTTAA
- a CDS encoding alpha/beta hydrolase: MFIKVDLYLISIIIVAFILAIGLFIYFFQHKFFFHPEKLPPDFKFAYDHLKAEEKFAEPEKGATISYLHFQVDDPKGVVIYLKGNTKSIKGWGKFAIDFTRLGYEVVMMDYRGFGKSTGKRTVEAMKRDSQFIYEIVKNEFSEDKIIVYGRSLGSGFAARLASKNNPRLLILTSPIYSLLRTIHRYLPFMPAKPFLRYNIPTFQYLKNVRCPIKIIHGSDDKLVPINTAVDLSEINPKLTRLYVILGAGHIDVHQFEEYHRVMEEIFEERKVFIDTDKTSFGYSHRK, encoded by the coding sequence ATGTTTATAAAAGTAGATTTATATTTAATTTCCATTATTATTGTAGCATTTATTCTCGCTATTGGTTTATTTATCTATTTTTTTCAACACAAATTTTTCTTTCATCCCGAAAAACTGCCGCCAGATTTCAAATTCGCATACGACCATTTAAAAGCAGAGGAGAAATTTGCAGAACCTGAAAAGGGCGCTACAATCAGTTATCTGCATTTTCAAGTTGATGATCCAAAAGGCGTTGTCATTTATCTAAAAGGAAATACCAAAAGCATTAAAGGTTGGGGAAAATTTGCGATCGACTTCACGCGTTTGGGATATGAGGTTGTAATGATGGATTACCGGGGTTTTGGTAAAAGCACAGGGAAAAGGACGGTAGAGGCCATGAAAAGAGATTCACAATTCATTTACGAGATTGTAAAAAATGAATTTAGCGAAGATAAGATTATTGTTTATGGACGTTCATTGGGTTCCGGATTTGCGGCCAGACTTGCCTCCAAAAACAATCCACGATTATTGATATTGACCTCTCCCATTTACTCTTTACTCAGAACAATTCATCGATATCTCCCTTTCATGCCGGCAAAGCCGTTTCTTCGGTATAATATTCCCACCTTTCAATATTTGAAGAATGTGCGTTGTCCTATTAAAATCATTCATGGAAGTGATGACAAGCTTGTCCCCATTAATACAGCAGTTGATTTGTCTGAAATAAACCCAAAACTGACGCGGCTTTATGTGATTTTGGGCGCTGGTCACATTGATGTTCATCAGTTTGAGGAATACCACCGCGTGATGGAAGAGATTTTCGAAGAACGGAAAGTTTTTATCGACACTGATAAAACAAGTTTCGGCTACTCTCACCGAAAGTAA